ggatgcgCTAGATGGTGAGGACCTTacgctgattgtgaagaagttcacctgcttctacaacaatcaccgAGACTAGAGGAGTGGTGGTTCTCGTGCCTACTTTCAGTGCGGTGACACTATCCACTTCAAGGCgaactgccccaagctcaagaagagatAGGACggtgaccacgactacaacaatcACAAGAAGAAGGAATAAGAAGTCCTTCTTGAAGAAGAGTTGTGACAAAATGTTCAAGAATGCGGCCAATGCGGCTTCTAGGGTGTTCGTGGCGACTCTCAGCGATATCGACACCTCTTCcagcaaggaggagagctcggaggaggatgaactacaagtaaagaacaagaagaaagctAAGGACTTAATCgtcctctgcttcatggcggatgacaacaACAACGATAGCGACCTGAGCTGGATCCTTCCGAGATATTGTCTTCCTACGactagctttccatccaagttgataccttgaatgatactTTCGTTAGTCAGGATAGGTTACGTAAGAAAGCTATGTGTGAGTTGAAGGATTTTAagtctaagtatgagtctgtctctATTGAACTTGCATTGTTTAGGTCTAGGctcgatgttgaggagtgtgagagttgtctGATTGTCATGGCTAAATTTGCTGAGCTTTGTAATGTACATGCTCAAGTCGCTAGTCAGCTTGAGAGTGTCAAGAAAAAGCTCTTTAAGGAGGAGTCTatgtctactctcttaggtgcttatAAAAATTGCTATTTGCTTGTAAAGGATATTGAGCTAGAAGACAAGCGTGTGAAGGAGCTAAAGTCTAGATTGAAGAGTATTGAGAGTTCTAAagatgtgcagccaaattgttccacccgcaccatctttaaggacaaactcagctgggttagagggcaagtttaaaagcttttgactgagaataagtatctcctttctctagtggagaagtgctcagatggcaaagggaaaatgaatttgatcttggctaagaccaagatgtgtgctgacaagacgggcttggctcttgggttggatTTTGAGAGGGTGGTTTACAGTggagagagtaagactgtgttcaccacatcTACTACCCTAAAAGCTGAGAAGTCTAAAATCAATATCACACTACAACGCATCAAGAAGCACATtcctcaacccacaaagaaaaaaattgcaccacaatctaagagagctccacaacctaagatgagagagccccgagtgaccAGCAGACGAGTTTCTGAGAGACATTACCACTGCACTTACTGCTAGAGAGAGTGTCACTTAGTTgagttttgctttcgccgtaggagagatgagcgccGTGAGCGGGAGTGGAGCACTCAGGACATATATCGTCCCTCTCTTGTTGTACATGATCATTTTCCTCACTTCCATTCACGAGTCCATAGCGTTTTTTAGTCTTTTACCAGAGGTGTTACCCGGCGTAGATTTTTCCATGGCTCATATAGTTTTGGTGTAGTTTTGgcccacgtgtaagaggctttgagtctcaGCGCTTTGGTTGATCACGTTTTCCTCATCATGATTGTAGCGAGAATGGCcatattagatcatgattgtaaattttgtgattaatgataacatattcaatgagactaacatgtttgtcaagtatatgctttagtagatctcatagatgcaacaaaagagaagtcactgaagctggaacaaagagaggaatgaattggactcgttccatgaattttgatgtgatcaaatgggatggatttctgtataatcttgtagacctcttcacaagctttccatcgagcctaagatcatcaaaatcaaagttcggagcgaaaagttatacccaaaatacatatcGTTGTTCCGCTGAAATTTGCCTGAtcgaatagtccggtgctcgcataaaaattaatttggtgcaTTTATCCGGTGTTTAGTAAATTATCACAAAATAATCCGGTATTCAcagatgagtctgagtgggttccaacggctagtttcttctgctacattcaccggatgatccggtgttcataaaatgaacacaccagactattaattctagagagctccaaaataaacatatgtatattggataatccggtgtattTGTTCGGTGTTCTGTagttatcacaggataatctggtgttcacagagagcaccaaaatgaacatatacacataggataatTCGGTGCATTTGTCCGATGTTCAGTGAGTTGTCacaggataatctggtgttcacagaggtttgagtggggttccaacggctagtttatgagagtgtactcactgaatgatctggtgttagtactactgttctcaccggattatccggtgttaagaGTTTTATatagccattgggttaacggttagtgcgcgagtttgaggctataaataccctttcactcagttatttgagCATGCCGGAGTCcagagaagacatccaagctactaaagtgcttaaagtgatcatccaagataattaagtatAAAAttgagagtgattagtgcttataggcctagagaatgaattgctaggtgattgctgcttaGAGAGTGGATTGATctaacagtgtacctcttggtacgccaaccttatatttgatttttgaatctttcttctcaagttTCAAACTTTGTATGGGGATAAGTTATGAATTAGTTTGCTGTGGAACTAGTGTTCGAATCTAATCATAAGACTCACCTTTGATTGAATTTTCaagtttgatttttgatttttttgagtttttttctgTTCTAGATGGATCTTTTAGGTTGAGCTCTGTGTTTCTGCTATGTTTCTATATTTTGTGTTGTGCGTTATTCTTAAGGTACGTTAAGttacacaataaaaaaaattatatatttcaaaaaaattattaaaacatcTATTTCCCTCTTTAATCATCATTTACAGTGCTACACGCTCCCATCTCTTCGTTCACCCGAGATAAAACGCCATGCGAAACTGTTCTCCTGCGCAGCATTGCTATACCAGACGACCCACAACATAGCACTATGTCTCTCGGTCTCAAATAAACAGagctctatctctctctctctctcgtggcCTTGTTGCATGCTCAATTGACGCAAAGGCACAAAATCTCGTGTTCCAGGAGCAGGATCTCTTTTCGCAAACCAACCAGTAAACAACTTCATCTCGTTTGTCTCTTAAACTGAAGAGGAGAGGAGCGAGAGGGAGGCGGGGAAGTGAGCAGCATGAGGCTAGCGCCACGTCCATTGCCGTTTCTGTGTTCTTCCATCttggccttgctgctgctggcctCGTGCTCGTCGTCGGCCAATGGGAAGGTCGCGCCTTCTTCCGCAGGCGCTTCGCCTGCCGCCAAGCACAttcacgccgccgccgccggtggcgCCAATGGGACCGGCTCGTTTGCTCCGGCGGTGCCCGCGCCGCCTCCCATCGGTAGGTGACTAGTGATGAGGAATCAGATGGTCCAGGCGTTTCTGGATTCTTCTGAGTTTCGTGTGTGTTCTTGCTGAATCTTGTTTCAATTTTGGGGAGAATTCTGCTTTAGTGCGTACCGTAGACTCCAAAAAATTGCATTTTGGGATCTTGCATTCGGTTCAAATTTGAGGGGTAAAACGCTGCTTTAATGTTCTTGCGGAAATTACGCTGCAAGTTTAATTGTCATCAAACCTGTTcttccgtttgagctgaaaatttaaGTCGTGTGTCCGGAGCAATCGATCTTTCTGAGTTCAGCACCGTTTCGGAAAAAAAACTGATCTTTTCAACAAGCAGTAACTGTTCATGTTCCTGAATTGCGTCCTGAGCTGCCTGTCGTGTCTGCAGTGATCATAGAGGAGAGGCACCACCATTTCCACCGTGAGCTCGTCATCGCCTCCGTCCTCGCCTCCATCGCCATCGTCGCGATCATCCTCTCCACGCTCTATGCGTGGATTCTGTGGCGGCGATCTCGCCGCCTGCCCGACGGCAAGGGCGCCCGGAGCTCAGGTTTTGCTCAGTTCTCTAGACTATCTCAGCTGGTTCTTGACTGATTTCTTGAGTTGTTCATGGATTGGCCAAGTCACCCACGCACCTACACTCTGCAGACACTACAGGGGGAATCATGCTGGTGCCGATCTTGAGCAAGTTCAAGTCACTGAAGACAAGCGGGAAGGCGCTTGTGGCGATGATCGAGTACCCGTCGCTGGAGGCGGCGACAGGGAAGTTCAGTGAGAGCAACGTGCTCGGTGTCGGTGGGTTTGGTTGCGTCTACAAGGCGGTGTTCGATGGGGGAGTTACCGCAGCGGTGAAGAGGCTGGAAGGCGGCGGGCCGGAGTGCGAGAAGGAATTCGAGGTGATAATTCTTGTTCATCGCTGCCAGTGATGATGACTGATGAGTGTTCCTGTGTTCTTGTCCTAATTGTTTGGGTTGGGGTTGCTGGCAGAATGAGCTGGATTTGCTTGGCAGGATTCGGCACCCAAACATAGTGTCCCTGGTGGGCTTCTGTGTGCATGAGGGAAACCACTACATTGTTTATGAGCTGATGGAGAAAGGATCTCTCGAAACACAGCTGCACGGTATTGTCTTCTATGATTGGCCCTGTTGCTTATGGATGCAACTCTTTCTTGGGATCTTCATATTGGGAGCTTTTGATGTGTGTCCTGTGGTTGTCTTCAGGGCCTTCACATGGGTCAGCTCTGAGCTGGTACATCCGGATGAAGATTGCGCTCGACATGGCGAGGTTCTTATGATCTTATCCCTGCACTTCCCTTCACACTGAGTGAATGAGTGATGATTTTTAAATTGAAGTGCTGATGATTGGTTGGTTATAACATGCATTGGTAAATTAAAACTGGGCAGGGGATTAGAGTATCTACATGAGCACTGCAGCCCACCAGTGATCCATAGGGATCTGAAGTCATCTAATATACTTTTAGATTCAGACTTCAATACTAAGGTACAgttcttccctttttctttgAGGTCAACCTAGTATTCATCCTGACTGCAGGTCATAGTGTTGGAAGGCAGTAAAAATTGTgaatgttcatttttttttttggctcacaTGTGCAGATTTCAGATTTTGGTCTTGCAGTGACCAGTGGGAATCTTGACAAAGGAAGTATGAAACTTTCTGGGACATTGGGTTATGTTGCTCCTGAGTACCTATTGGATGGTATGGCCTCCTTTTCTTCTCAACTTCCACTCGCATTTGTAGACAAAACGTCATTGTTAACAGCGAAATTCTACTTGCATCATGTAACCACATCGAAATTGCGTCAATTTTAGGAAAGCTGACTGAGAAGAGCGACGTATATGCATTTGGAGTAGTGCTTCTTGAGCTGCTAATGGGAAGGAAGCCTGTTGAGAAGATGAATCAAACTCAGTGCCAATCAATTGTGACATGGGTACGGTGCACCGTTCACATTAAACTTAGTGAATCTTCGATTAAGTCAAATTGCACAATTTTGAATGTTCAGTAACGAACTATTGTCATCACTCATTTTCATAAAAGGTGCCTTACATAGTTTGACTTTATCATCGCAAATAGAAAATATAGACTTTCAACATCGGTGCTAATATTTAAGCAGTCAAATTGCAATTTCTCTGTGTTCTAATATTTGACATGCTGAAAAATCACAAACAGGCCATGCCTCAGCTGACTGACAGATCGAAACTTCCCAACATAGTTGACCCAGTGATCAGGGATAAGATGGATCCAAAGCACTTGTACCAAGtactactatatttttttatatctcaGATGCATTTATCTTTTTAGCTATTTTGATTGATGTTCTGTACCTCTGCAGGTTGCAGCAGTGGCTGTTTTATGCGTGCAACCAGAACCGAGTTACAGACCACTGATAACCGATGTTCTCCACTCTCTTGTTCCTCTAGTGCCCGTGGAGCTTGGAGGCACGCTAAGGGTTGCAGAGCCACCGTCCCCAAACCAAAACCATTCTCCTCGCCGAGATGCGATCGGTCAACGCAGATCACAAATTCATGCAGCTGAACCTGGATTGCCGTTTATCGTATAACTTATCGTCCTAGCTGCATGCCTGAGGATGACAGTTCCAACCTGCTGCTTGTTGGTTGGATTGAGAGAGAATTCTGGTTTGGAAAGAGATGTCTCCTATATCTTTGCTTGTACAAAGAAGTGAAAGAAACAACACTCTCTTTTCTTTAGAACTTAGGGTCATGCTGTACAGGTCAAAGTTTATCCAAACACTGTAACTCAAGAGCATTTGAGAAAGTTGTGCCTTGGGCTCCACATGGGTACCAGAGCACTGGCTCAATTGTTCTGCATTTCAATAATAAGTTGCTTGATACAAAGAGTTGTTTCTGTTGTTTGTGGTCTATCTGGGGCACTCAGATCCAGTCCAGTCTGTTCTCAGTGGAGAAAGCATCTTTTGAACAGGTAGGTAATAGCCTAATAAGGCATCGGTTATTGAAATATGATAATAATTGTACCCTCGGCAGCTGTTCATATTTGGTACAAAAGAATCATCTTTCGTTATTTTAAACCGTGGACAAAATGGATCGACCACCATGAGTTTCCAGAGATATAGCTCACTCATGAGGCAGTTAGAGCTTTAACTTATTTATTGACCTTGTCTGATACTTTGATAGCCTTTTTGTAGTTGAATGTCGACAATCTCATCTCAACAAGAACAGCAACACTACAGCCTTGTGCTGAAGGTAGGACGTCGTGGGCGGCCATGGTGGTGAGTAACATCAAATCTCTCACCCTCAAATAACGTGCTTGATTCAAGGCCCATAAACTTAATTTGGCCTGCACCT
The sequence above is drawn from the Phragmites australis chromosome 10, lpPhrAust1.1, whole genome shotgun sequence genome and encodes:
- the LOC133883374 gene encoding probable receptor-like protein kinase At1g80640, yielding MRLAPRPLPFLCSSILALLLLASCSSSANGKVAPSSAGASPAAKHIHAAAAGGANGTGSFAPAVPAPPPIVIIEERHHHFHRELVIASVLASIAIVAIILSTLYAWILWRRSRRLPDGKGARSSDTTGGIMLVPILSKFKSLKTSGKALVAMIEYPSLEAATGKFSESNVLGVGGFGCVYKAVFDGGVTAAVKRLEGGGPECEKEFENELDLLGRIRHPNIVSLVGFCVHEGNHYIVYELMEKGSLETQLHGPSHGSALSWYIRMKIALDMARGLEYLHEHCSPPVIHRDLKSSNILLDSDFNTKISDFGLAVTSGNLDKGSMKLSGTLGYVAPEYLLDGKLTEKSDVYAFGVVLLELLMGRKPVEKMNQTQCQSIVTWAMPQLTDRSKLPNIVDPVIRDKMDPKHLYQVAAVAVLCVQPEPSYRPLITDVLHSLVPLVPVELGGTLRVAEPPSPNQNHSPRRDAIGQRRSQIHAAEPGLPFIV